A portion of the Adhaeribacter radiodurans genome contains these proteins:
- a CDS encoding DDE-type integrase/transposase/recombinase, protein MVIPEGSWATGVAETLEAVHCKQALVMALPHLNRREGMQLIHHSDRGLQYCSREYIQVLESYDIQISMTQNGDPLENPIAERINGILKQEYLGHQKSILSFKRSGCWSKRYFSTTTSDPISSCDMLAPDQAHHQPMQLKRRWRNYYNKKYLATLTSNVKQEEPIMVNLSKD, encoded by the coding sequence ATAGTTATTCCAGAAGGATCATGGGCTACGGGAGTAGCCGAAACCCTAGAAGCCGTTCATTGTAAGCAGGCTTTAGTGATGGCCTTGCCGCACCTGAACAGAAGAGAGGGAATGCAGCTGATTCATCATTCCGACCGAGGACTTCAGTATTGCAGCAGAGAGTACATCCAGGTACTGGAGTCTTACGACATTCAAATTAGCATGACTCAGAACGGGGATCCGCTGGAGAACCCGATAGCCGAAAGGATCAATGGGATTCTCAAGCAGGAATACCTTGGCCACCAAAAGTCTATTCTTTCATTCAAGCGCAGCGGGTGCTGGAGCAAGCGGTATTTCTCTACAACTACAAGCGACCCCATCTCCAGTTGTGACATGTTGGCTCCCGATCAGGCTCATCACCAACCGATGCAACTGAAAAGAAGATGGAGAAATTACTACAACAAAAAGTATTTAGCGACACTAACCAGCAACGTCAAACAAGAGGAACCAATAATGGTCAACTTAAGTAAGGATTAA
- a CDS encoding helix-turn-helix domain-containing protein has product MEQLSQLRMQNQKLTMRQMVEEIHRGLFNIEQAAIKFEVNRKTVKHWLDKVEQEALAQKESSEFPLKRPSRKKKTPPVSLEQASAQLLELQTIVHSLERELDAANFKALYYSTLVKVAEQELGIAIEKKSVTKRSDSCS; this is encoded by the coding sequence ATGGAACAACTTTCTCAGCTACGTATGCAAAATCAGAAATTAACCATGCGTCAAATGGTAGAGGAAATCCACCGCGGCCTGTTTAATATCGAGCAGGCGGCCATCAAGTTTGAGGTGAACCGTAAAACCGTGAAGCATTGGTTGGATAAGGTAGAGCAAGAAGCCTTAGCCCAAAAAGAATCCTCGGAATTCCCTCTTAAGCGACCATCCCGCAAGAAGAAGACACCTCCTGTCTCCTTGGAACAGGCCAGCGCTCAGCTGCTGGAACTGCAAACCATAGTGCATTCCTTAGAAAGGGAGTTAGATGCCGCCAACTTTAAAGCCCTTTACTATTCCACGCTGGTTAAAGTAGCCGAACAGGAGTTGGGTATTGCTATCGAAAAAAAGTCCGTTACCAAGCGGTCCGATTCATGCAGCTGA